TATATCGGAGCTTTGCTTGCCATTTTCATGTTTGGCTCCTACATGGTGCCCCTTAAAAAATGGCCGAATTATTCAAGCTGGGCATACCTTTCGATGATGACCTTGGGCGCGCTTTTGAGTGCGCTTGTCGTGGCGTTCTATACGGGCACGTTCAACGTGCACCCGGTGGGCGTGTTTTGCGGTCTCTTGTGGGTCGTGGGCGGAGCCTTCTGTTTTTGGGCGGTGCAAGCCGAGGCTGATCTTGCGGGCGCTGGCGTGCGTTCCATGGGGGTGAGCATTTTGGCTTCGTTCCTTTCGGGCGTGCTCCTGTTCGGCGAACAGTCCAAGTTCTTCCTCTCGATTCCGGCGATTGCATGCTTTTTGATCGGGCTTTCGCGCTTGTCGCCGTCGCATGGTGGTTCCGTATTCAAGAACTGGCGTTCGCTTTTGGGCGGTTTTGCCTTCGGTACGTACCTGATTCCCTATAAGCTTGCGCTACAGTCGGGCCTCTCGATGACCGATGTTGAATTCCTTTGCCCGTTTACCATCGGTATTTTTGTCGGCAGCCAGGCACTGATTGCCGTGCTTGAAATTCGCCGTAAAAAGATGTTCGAATACAAGCTTGTGCCGAGCGTTGTTACCGTTTTGATGGGTGTGCTCTGGACGGTCGGCATGCACGGCTGCTTCTGGGCTATCGATGTGAACGGCGCGCTCGGTTATGCCATCGGTTATCCGCTCACGCAGCTGAACTTGCTTGTAAACCTCGGCTGGGGCGTGTTCGTTTTCGGTGAATACAAAACGGCCCGCGAACGAATCAAGTTGCTTTTGGCGACCTTCATCATTTTAGCGGGCGCTGTTTTGCTGACCCTGTCGAAGGGCTAGCCGGGGCGTTTGCCCTCTTTTATTTTATCACAATCTTCTTTGCTCCAAAGCCGTCAACCTTGACCATGTAGATTCCGCTCTGCACGT
Above is a genomic segment from Fibrobacter sp. UWB15 containing:
- a CDS encoding GRP family sugar transporter: MESSYIGALLAIFMFGSYMVPLKKWPNYSSWAYLSMMTLGALLSALVVAFYTGTFNVHPVGVFCGLLWVVGGAFCFWAVQAEADLAGAGVRSMGVSILASFLSGVLLFGEQSKFFLSIPAIACFLIGLSRLSPSHGGSVFKNWRSLLGGFAFGTYLIPYKLALQSGLSMTDVEFLCPFTIGIFVGSQALIAVLEIRRKKMFEYKLVPSVVTVLMGVLWTVGMHGCFWAIDVNGALGYAIGYPLTQLNLLVNLGWGVFVFGEYKTARERIKLLLATFIILAGAVLLTLSKG